A single region of the Marinobacter salinus genome encodes:
- a CDS encoding ABC transporter ATP-binding protein encodes MSFITVNKLWKEYGDQIVLENLNLEVKQGEFCTLVGASGCGKSTFLKMLLGQESASRGELLLDGQAFPGEPDRNRGIVFQRYSVFPHLTVRQNVLLGLELEQKPLLGKLFGAGRREALEKVDAMLESVGLTGSAQKWPHELSGGMQQRLAIAQSLIMRPRVLLLDEPFGALDPGIRGDMHDLLLKLWQETGTTIFMVTHDLQEGFHLGTRLLVFDKVRNDPHDPQAFGATITYDLPIGRNDRQLFDDINKSVSETARNQAA; translated from the coding sequence CAGGGAGAATTCTGCACACTGGTGGGCGCTTCCGGCTGCGGTAAGTCCACGTTCCTGAAAATGCTGCTGGGCCAGGAAAGCGCCAGCCGGGGCGAGCTGCTTCTGGACGGCCAGGCATTCCCGGGGGAACCTGACCGCAATCGCGGCATTGTATTCCAGCGCTACTCCGTCTTCCCGCACCTTACCGTGCGTCAGAATGTGCTACTGGGACTGGAGCTGGAACAGAAACCATTACTCGGCAAACTGTTCGGCGCCGGCCGCCGGGAGGCTCTTGAAAAAGTGGATGCCATGCTGGAATCTGTCGGCCTGACCGGCTCCGCGCAAAAGTGGCCCCATGAATTGTCTGGCGGCATGCAGCAGCGCCTGGCCATCGCCCAGTCCCTGATCATGCGCCCGCGAGTGCTGCTACTGGATGAACCCTTCGGTGCACTGGACCCCGGAATTCGTGGCGACATGCACGATTTACTGCTGAAACTCTGGCAGGAGACCGGCACCACGATTTTCATGGTGACCCATGACCTCCAGGAAGGGTTTCATCTGGGCACCCGGCTGCTGGTGTTCGATAAAGTGCGGAATGACCCCCATGACCCACAGGCGTTCGGGGCCACCATTACCTATGACTTGCCGATCGGCCGGAACGACCGACAGCTGTTTGACGACATCAACAAGTCAGTCAGTGAAACGGCCCGAAACCAGGCGGCCTGA